Genomic window (Rossellomorea aquimaris):
ATCTTAGAGGACATGGTCATTGCAAGATTCAAGGGTGTGTTAACGGTTGAAGAAAAACACCTTGTCGAACACGATAAAGGTAGAGTCCTCGTGAAACAAATGCGGCAGGTATTGCGGGAAATGTACAGCCAAAACATCGAAGAAATAGTAGAACAGCATACAAAATGCAAAGTCCTGTCGAGCCATAGCGACATCAGTACGAAAATGGGAGAGCGTATGGAGGTATTCGTACTCGATAAGAATTTGGAAAAGCAGTTAGAAAATTAAACAACTGAATGTATATTTATAAGAAAATCCGAAAGATTCCTATCATCCTTTTATAAATATAGGAAGCCCTGAATCTATCGAGCCGCATCCTCAAAGATTCAGGGCATTAAAGATTGTTACCCTTACACCGGTGACTGAAGAAGCTAGGGAACTCCAACCCCTTACTGTTGAATCTGATTCCACTATCCTTACATGCCACCTTCGCTCAGAGGGTCTGATCTCAATTTCAGCTTGTGATTTCCACAAATGATTCTCCATTCTTTAATAAGAATTGAATGGTATACTCGTCATTACGAATTTGCTCTT
Coding sequences:
- a CDS encoding DUF2294 domain-containing protein gives rise to the protein MKISKRRLEAELSEAFIKMQRELIGRGPQETRTYILEDMVIARFKGVLTVEEKHLVEHDKGRVLVKQMRQVLREMYSQNIEEIVEQHTKCKVLSSHSDISTKMGERMEVFVLDKNLEKQLEN